Genomic DNA from Caloenas nicobarica isolate bCalNic1 chromosome 3, bCalNic1.hap1, whole genome shotgun sequence:
AGGGGCTGCTCTGGCGCCTGTGCCGAGGCGGCAGGGCTGAGACACGTGCGTGTGGAGGATGCTCCTCCGTTCGCCTGATGCCCAGCacgtgctgctgctctgcaggctgaGAGCCTGCCCAGGCAGCACAGAAGTTGATGGAAATTTTGTCTTGGACTTAGTGGGAGTTCAGTACTGTGCTTAACCTTGATGAGAAATGCTGGCTAACATGGTTTGGAGCATCTACTTCTTTTCATCGCTTTGAAAcgatgtttttttaaagaaggagagcaaatgttttttaaatagcgAAATTGTCTAGAGAGTAACTCAAAGCTGAATATAGGACTCTTttaatgtgggttttttcatgtTAATAATTTGCTTTCCTACTTCTAAAATACCAACTTTACTGTTCTAAACTGCATGTATATCGAAACCTCTGACATAAATGCCATGTATCTTAATAAACTACCTTTCAAGGAAGTTTCTCCTTTTGTATCTCAGTAATGAATAAACCAGAGTTCTGCCTGAAAAGACATGCCTTTTTTTGCAATGAAGAAAGGTTACAGGGAAGCCTCTTTTTTGTCCCTTCATGTACAGCCTCTGAATCAGTTCATGTGGTTTCACTGCCATCAAGGAACTCCCAAGGACGGAGCCAACCTGTCTATAGGTCATCTTTAACTAAGAGGAAAGTAACAGGTATGTTTCTTTCACATCTGCTGTCAATTCATGGAGATAGAGTTGCGATTTTTAGACTGTAAGCCTTTTGGTGCTGGAGCTGCTaagtttttctctgtgtgttgaAAAGCTTGGTGGATATCTCTGATTGCTTCTCTAATTCAAGCAGGATGAATGAAGTAATACAACTCTGCAGCATAGTTGGCTGGGTTtctgttgttgggtttttttgttttgttttttagtcTCTTTCTCTGTAGCTATTGGTAGATGTTATGCACTACAGTAGCCACATGAGAAGAGTTGGTCAAATCGAAGCCAGGACCTCCACAACAGTATACCTTCTTGTCAGATCTCCACCCCTTTTTCTGAAGGGTTGATTTTCAGAAGACTAAGACTGGCCACCGAgagttttcactttcttttggaaagaaagcATAACATACTGCTGCCAAGGTTAAAAAGGATGAGTGAGATTCCAAGTCATCTCCATGCCAGCTTTCTCACCCCCTCACATTGTGATGAGATGCCATGGGGGTGGCAGAGTGTTTCAGATATTTTGATGGTGATGGATAACACCTTGGTCAGAACTAGGAACCATGGTGTATTGAAATCCCACCTCACACCTTCTCTGGGAAGGTCATGCCATCCACTTCTCATGCTCACTTTCTCTCTTCAAAGGCTCGCATTGCAAAACTTTGTGAATAGCTCCCCTAAGCCACTTGAGAGTAGTAGATGGGTCCCCTCAGCCACTTTTGAGTGGTAGCTGTTTGGCTTGGAAAACTTGGAATTGTCTGAGAACCTTCTGCTTTAAACATCTGATTGGTCTTCCAGTGAAATGTGCTTCCCTGCCGCCTGCCttctgtgcaggcagggctggtttTCGTGGTAACATGCGAACCCCTGCAGAGAAGGGCGATCTTTTCCTGGACTTCAGTCGTATATCAGTAAGATCCCTAGAGAATGAAATCATACTCTGGAGTTTGCTggcctttttccttccctgagacatccatattttttccagtgttacTCTTCTGTGAAACTTGGGCTGGAAAGTTGCACTTAATGCATTCTGTGCCTCTGGGAGACTTGGGAATGGATGCTCTGGCACTaataggaagagaaataaatcttTCATGGGTGGTACGTAGGCTATATTTGAAAAATTGATGGAAAGATAGAAAAATGAGcctcataaaaattaaaaacctcaaaaaatCAAATTAGTTCCACTTAATTTCAAAGTTTTGttaattatttggaaaatatattcTGATATGTCAGAACAGCCTgcttcaattattttatttttttccttaaaatagtACCTTATATACCATAAAAATGGGAAAACTGAATTCAAATAATGTGTTTGAAGCActcaaaaatgtaaaatatgcaAGAATTCTATCTTGTGAAGAATTTTTGACAGTCCCTGGTTTTATTTGccttcaaaatgaaacaaaattttaaaatatcaagatTTTTCATAACGCAAAATTTCTGCCCTCCAGGCAATTCTGGTAGTGAGTTTGCCAGAGATGATGAATGTCTGTATGTTAATAAGGCATTCACTGTAACTAACAGTTTGGGGACTGATAGAATATTGAAGGACTGTAGAACATATTTGTACTCTGGTCTTGTAAGCAGACAACTAACAGAAGAAATGGTGTTTCCATAGGGTACTATCAGTAACCAGTGTACCTGTTTTTACACTACCGCTGTATTTGTTATTCATCTGTGCTGTGTGTGTATTATGACATCAGTTGAAgacagtaacttttttttatgAGAACTCCAATATTGTTATTGatatgttattttgttttgccatttcagaggaggaagagatggaGGTGGCACAAGACATAACTGTTCGAGTTATGTCCTCTCAGTCTGTGCTCGTTGCTTGGACAGACCCACTGTATGAAAAACAGAAGGTTGCAGCAAATAGGTAGTTAgccctgtgttttctttctgaatgcaTACTGAAGGCTAACTGCTACCAGTGCACTGTGGattgcttttgtatttgtttatttacttaCAGTTGGTTTGGAGAATAATTTAGCTTAGGGTGTAGGAATTTGCATGTCCCTAGCTATGGCAGCAGCTGATAGGCGATGCTTCAGAGAAGCTGTTACAAACCTGACATATGGGTGTGGGGTGATGTACCCTCCTGGCCTCTCTACACCCTGGTCTCTAGTATTTAGAAGTCTGTGTAAGTACTGTGCTACAGGGGTTTAGGTCTCTTCTGAATGTTGTCAGTACCAACCAGGGGTATTTTTACTATTCAGATGCTGGTGTATCACCACGGTTGGCAAATCCCCATGCATGCGTGGGGAAAGAAGGGCTGGGAATGGGGCATGGACCGCAGAGAGGCAGAGAGTTGTCAGAATAGACTACAGCTTCAAGATGACCAAAGTGCAAGTGAAGGAAGCATCTCCCTGCAATGGGAAAGACACCCATATGTGTCCCTGCCGTCTACTGAGCAGGTCGGCGTCTCCTGTGAGGGGGAGAGAGCTCGGCTCGCAGCAGCGTGTCACAGCAGTTGGAGaccaaaataaacagagaaatggGCTGGAAATTGCCAAAGGTTTGGAAGTGATGGATTGTGTTGCTCAGTTTGGGAAGATTGAAGGGCTGTGCAACGTGGGACTGAATCATGCCAAGGGGCACAGCAGGAGAAGTGATAATTTCAGATGTTCTTGGTTTCATTGTGGAAGCGGTTATCTGGGCAGACACGTGGGAACCGAGCTGCCAGCGCTGCTCTGGGAGTGAGGGGCTCTCAGCCATCCAGCCGCGCTCACAGACGTAGGGTGGTGGGATGGTGGTGTAGAGCCCCCCAGGATCCATGGCTTAGTTGGGAAATCCCTGTGGTTTCCCCTCAGGGAGAAGGTGTTTTGAGTTAGAGGCTGGAAAGATCAGTCCGTCCCTTGGAGCAAAGGCAGTCAGAGTCCATTAAAGGAAGGCAGATGCTTAAAAGATGCTGGCTTATGGTGGTGGTGGTactttgttgtttgtgttttggtagTTTCCCCTGGTAAGCCCCAGCAGGCTTGCCAAGCAGAAAGCGGCCCCATCTCTCTCTGATTCTGTTAATTCTAGGTTTCAACAggtgattttttatttttgtgtgtttctaaTCCCAGACAATACAGTGTTCGCTATCGGGAAAAGGGGGAATCAGCAAGGTGGGATTACAAGCAGGTGTCCAACCGGCGGGCGCTGGTGGAGAATCTGCTGCCTGACACCATGTATGAGTTTGCTGTCCAAATcttggaaggagaaaaggaaggcaaATGGAGTGTGTCCGTTTACCAACGGACCCCAGAGGCGGGTATGTATTCAAAAGCTCCTTGGGGTGACACAGGTCTTAGGGTTTAAGCTGTGAGATAGGGCTGACTTGAGGGAAAGCCAGAATAAGTGTTTCCCTGTGGCAAAAGAGGGTCAGGGACATGGGAAGAGCCtcagtcctgctgcctgtgtccctgcagcagtgCCCTGGCCAGCACACCAGGGCTGCTCTTGTTTGGTGGGAACAGGGCGAGATGGTTTGGGTATTTCTGGGGGACAGGTCAGCAGCTTGGACCCCTGCAGCTGGATGTGCCTCTTCCTTCGGGAGGAGCGGCCTGACTGCTGTCTTCTGTGGGCAGCGAATTTAAATCCTGCCTCCACTACGGAGAAGCTATGGAGCCCCTTTGGTAGAGGGAAGTGGTCCATAACAACTGAATTACCATGTCATTTGAGCTGAGTGACGGTAGCAGTCTCGTGCAGACAGCATGTTCCTGAAAGTATGGAATAAAATTTCATGACAGAAGTCTCATACAGAGATGTAATACAGGCACACAGGGACATGAGCCATGTGTGTGCTTCACATTTATCTTTGAAATGGCTTTACAGGAATTTCTGCTATGAGGAGAAGGAGCAAAAGTTGTATGCTGTGTAAGTCAGCTTTTCTTACTTGTTTCTGCATATGGCTATTTCACAGCTCCTTCCAGCGCACCCGAAAATTTGGATGTTTGGCCACTAAAGGGGAAACCAACCTCTGTAGCAGCATCCTGGGATGCCCTCCCAGAGAGTGAAGGAAAAGTCAAAGGTAAGTCTTCACTGTAGTTTTTTAGCCCCCATCAGGGAGCTGTTCTTCTCAAAGCCAGACTGCTACTCTGCAGCAAGCTGGAACTAATGACAGTGCCAGGATTTTTTCACCTATTAATGGCTCATACCTGTGCAagattttcttgtttccagCCCAATGTCTTCGCACTGCCACTGGGAAGCCGTCATCACCGTGTGCCTGGGATGTCACAGAGCTTCCCGGGGTGTCACACGTGCACTCTGACCTCTTCTTCCATTAATAACCAGGTCGAAATGGAGCTGAAGAAGGAAGTTTCCCAAAGGATTTGTAACACTTAGGTGAAGAAGGAAAACTGGGGTAGTTGCCAGAAAAGTGAGTGGGTTtatgttgtgttttatttctagcTTACTGCAGAAGGAAAGCCTCAGCTTAAGAAGGAAGTGCAAATAGTGATGTCAACCGATATCACACGTAAGCCTTGTGTGCTATAGTGTTATTGTACACAGTTATAAATCTAATTTTTCAGTGGATATTTACTTGCataggattaaaaaaacaaaacaaagcaacacaactttctgggattttttttttcccttttccctctgaaaatGAACAGGCTGATTTTTTGGCCACTCCCGTTCTCCAGTGGTTGACTGGATTGTGTTCTCGAGTTACAGAAGTTACACAAGTTTCTGGAGGTGCCTGATCAGCACTGCAGCATCTCAGGATTTAAAAAACCTTTGGCCCGGAGGGAAGTGTACCGTGTCTGCGTACAAGACCTGCTTTTTGTGCTCTTCAGGGCTGCAGTGGAATTCCTTCCTCTTTGAAGTCAGTAGGAGTCTTGCCAATTGCTTTGATGGAGCTGCAATTGGGTccaataattattatttcttaaagtAGGGTCATACAGGGACATTATCTGAAATTTCAAATCTGCTGCTAGTTTTGAGCTGTCTGTAGCCCTTTGTCCTTTTTTGTCTGCTGATCTTTAGATGGTTCATCCAAGGCAATAACTTTAAAGATACCTGGTGTTCAAGGGCTGAACTCTTATACGTGTCCAATatataattgtttttcttggctATGAAGTGTTATGGGAGAGGTCTTATTTTTAAACGAAATGCATgacaaaaaattatatttctacTGGCTAAATGAAACAACCGAATTAGCACTTCGTAGTTGTTTTGATAGCACGTAATAATCaggattttttgtcttttggtccttttgtttttctaccCCATCCTTTTCTATATTTATACCACATATTAAAGTAATGGGAGAAAATATCCTCCAGTAGCCATTTGAGTGTTACCAGAAGTTACAGCAGTGCCTCTTCAACTAAAACAACTcctgtgtattttaaaacaaatgaaaaacaatccAAAGCTTACTGTGCCTTCTAATAcattggtttttttcaattgaGCATTAAATGCACTTGTATATAAAAcattgatgatttttttaaattttgatgaCCTATGCATGGCTTATTTCTTAACACAATGAATATGgccttgttttcagaaaaaaaaaaaaaaaagaagttcctgtttttaaaagtgtgaTTATGTTTTAAAGTTTTCCCATCATGGCACTGTGACTCTTCAAGTATTATTGTGTTTCTTTGTGTGGAGAGAGAAAACTGGCAGTGCTTGGAATTTATTGTCAAAACCCTGTTTTGGTCCAATACCCCAGCCTCTTACAGAGGACTGAAAAGGAAACTTGCACATGTCTGGGATCTTCCCTGCACTCCCTGAGAGTGTGATGGGAAGACTCCTCTTCATGCCTACAATTACTCCTATAGGGGTGAAATTTCTCCCAATACAGAAAGCTAAGACAGAACACGGGTACCACAGTAATCCTGAACTGAAAGGGAAGAGCAGAGTGAGTTTCTTAAGTGGCCAGAAGACCTTGGTTTGCTCCTTCTGCAGTGGCTACAGTTAAGCATGGTGTGtcaggttttgattttgattttgttgGACAGGCGTGCTGTTGCTACCATTTGGTAATATGCAGTGCTGTTATTTCCTGGTAGAAGTGTCATTTCTGAATGAGAACCTCAGTCATCCAGGCATGAATTTTACCTACTGGCCTGTAGATTACAGTTAAAACCCCTCCAAGCAAAGACTCAGCTGGAAACACTTATATTTGACTGCAGTAATATTGTTTCCAAGATTAAAGTAAGTAAAGCTTTGGTGTTTTCATGGGGATGTCCCTTGGGCTCCAGCATGGCTGAGGAATGAGTATACGGCTTTTGGAGATGGTAGAGTTTCACCACAGTGAactggcagagctgcttttgcaTGACTAGGGTCTCAAAGTGAAGTGCAATTGTAGCTATGTCAAGGCTTTGTTGGAAATGTAGGATAAGAAAGTAATATTAATGAATAATGTCACTGGATTTTATTACTGACGTCTTGAATGATAATTATGAAAAACCACCATTTTGttcttccaaataatttttttgagaaagaaaattttttaacATTCTTATTTGCCCTGGACATAGCTACAGCCAGCAGCACATTTGTGTGCTGTCTGCCATTGTGAGCAAGTTATGTTTTGGAAGAATATTCTCAAGATTATGTGATGCTGGTTGCAAATATGTTGGTAGCTAATCAGTTAGTtcaaaatttatctttttcttggGAAGTCTAAAATCTGCTTGTGGTCATGAGTATTCTGATTTTAACAATCTGCACTGCCTAATATTTGCACAATCTTTCAGACTACATTTCCATAAGCAGTAGGACAGTATGTATTTTCCTGGCAATATTTGTACGTGTTTCCTGACTCCAGTGAATTTTCTCTGTGTagatttcttctgttatttctgaTTCAGGGCAGTTAACTTTTTCAGAGgactcattttttccctttattagTCTGTgtccagaaacaaaaaaaggtctCCTGGTGCAGCACACCAAACCATTCAGTAGTTGGTGCTGTAACTTTCTCATGTCCTCCACACCTCTGGGTCATCTGGCTCCTGTTGGTGACTCTTCAATCTGGTGGGCATTGTTGTTAATGTGTTTTTATGAAGGTATAGCTAATATATTCTGTCTCAGTCTTTAGGTCATTGATGTGATTTGGTTTTGTCTATTAAGATGAACAAATGTTGAATTTAGCTACATACACgtgtatatatatctctctcatGTCTTTATACTCCAGCTGTCGACTCGGCGTGCATTGCTGGTGTATTAATTTTAGTAATGCACGTTCTAATTCATCCTACCCATACAGTCTGTCTGCTGGAAACGGGACTGTTTTCAGTTTCCTCCTTCCAACCGTCTGCCAAATCATTTCAGAATACATTCTTTCATACGCCCCGGCTCTCAAGCCGTTTGGAGCAAAGTCCATCACCTACTCTGGAGCTACAACATCAGCCATAATAGATGGTCTGCAGGCCGGGGAGCgctatattttcaaaattcgTGCAGCAAACAGGAGGGGACCAGGTCCTCAGTCTAAAGCCTTCAGTGTTGCCATCCCAGCAGGTGAGCATCAATCCATGCACCAGTTGCATAGTCTGCCCATTCTTGCCTTGGTCCCAGTTATGTTCATTCTTACCAGCTTTTCTTAGCTTCCTCTGCACTCCATCTATCTCATAGGATTTTACTTCATTAATACTCTTACTGCAGCAtgtaaaaagacattttatagacattttaacattttaaataaatgcctACCATACTCTATTTCCTGCATGAAAACACAATGTGCTCTTGTTGTCCAAAGGCCAAAGAATACAATGCTTTGGGACTTTGGTTGCACTATTCCTGACAACTCCCACTTGTGAAAGTCATTTAAACTGGCTTACTCAGGTACTACtccttgcatttccttcttgccaaAGGGATGCTGTTGTGGGGACAGAAGATTTGCTGAGTTAACTAAGAATGTGGGCAACAGCCTTAGATGGAATAATGCAGCACCCTGCCATCAACATGACTAAGCTCTGTTGAAGATTTGATTCCACTGACATGATGTTGCAGTCCCTGTTCTTAGATGTTTGATTTTAATTGCTCTAAGTTTTACCCAAGTCACAATAATTCCATGTAGGCAAGTTAATGTAGAAATAATTATTGTCTCACATTGTCATAAGTTGTCTTGTTTCTTGCTACCTGGCCGGTTTCTTCTTTTAGTCATTTTTTGTGCTTCTTCTGTTGTTAtgaataaacaattttttttctctccccagctgctcaTGAGGATTCAGTTGCTCAGCAACAAACAAATATTCAAGATAATTCAAAGGCTAAAAAACCTGGCTCATCTCCTTCTCAGGCTTCCTCTGTTTCTTCAAAAGTCCAGCCATCGCTTTCCTCTAAGCAGTCATCTGTTCATTCACCTAATGTTAGTGATAAAAAGAATCTTCTTTCTGAatataagaataaaatattgtCTCGAGGAGGGGTTCTAAGTAAATCTCAGTTACCCTCTAGAAAGACAGGTGAATTGCAAACTGATCTCCAGTCCACTGAAGTGACAGATGATCATGATTCCTCCCAAGAAGCTCCAACAATGCCACCAAAAGCCCAGGATCAGAGGAGGATTGTTAGACCCTTGTCCCCTAGTCGGCCAGTCCACCCTGTCCCTGCCTCAGGGAGGACCCCTGTTCGAACCCACACATCAGAGGTGTCACGACAGATGAGCACAGAGAAACATGAGCCACCAGCATTGTTACCATCATCATCACAACACTCTTCTGCCTTGTCTATTCCTAAATACACAGATAATGAAACAAAGCATCTGAGGCAAAGCAACACTAACGTGCCTTCTAAAACCTCTTCCCATTCTCTGCCTGCCAAAAATAATGATCTTGCAGGTAATGTGGAAGAGAAGCCAGACCCCATGCTGTTGAAAGCATCTTCTAAAACTTCAGAGCCTAGTCGCCTGGCTTTACCATCAAGCCGGCAGTCTGCTATCTCTCATGAGGTTGTCCCAAGCCATGCCAGTAGGTCTGGTTCTCTAGGTCATTCACATCAACCCCTTTCCAAATCAGCAGATTCCCATGCTCATGATAGCCATGATGAGTTTGACGGTGAGGAAGCAGAGGACGGAGCAGAACAGCCCAGTTCTAGGTCACAAGAAACAAGGCTGCCCTCAGGCTCCAGTTCTCGCACGTGGAAGGATTCGAAATtagctgcagctgctgtctcATCAAGGTCTGCTGTTTCTGGTCATGCTTCACCTCACTCTCGCTTCTCCACCAGTGCCAAATCCGACAGAAAGGATGCTGATAAGAATTATAGGGAAGACTCACAAGACACAAACCCCTTATTTCCTTCTCTACCCTCCTCCAGGCAGTCTTCTTCAGGAATCTATTCCAAGAGCCAAAATTCTCAGATCAGTTCTGACTCTCACCTCAGAAGGACACATGGTGAAAAATCAGCTCACTTTGACTCATCAGAACAACAAAGTCGAATGGCTGCTCCAGAAAAGCATTCGCTTTTGCAATCTTCTCTTTCCAAACATAAGCCTGAAGAGCAGGACAGTCAAGAGGTAAAAGAAACCCTTGCTCGATCAAAACCAAGTGTATCTTTGCCTAAAAAGACATTGCCCTCTAATCTTCCATTGGAGAAGACCTCCCGCTCAGAGCCTCTGCAGATGGCTCAAAGCAGTCCTTCCTTACTGCATTCAAGGGGCCGGCGCCTCCCATCTCACATCTCATCCCAGAGTAATGAAGAATTGcaggaagatgatgatgatgagggTATAACAAAAGGCACTGACAGAGCAAGCAGCCACTCTGTGTTTCCTAAAGGTGTGTCCTCTTCTAGAGGATTACCTGCATCTTTCTCTCAGGGAAGCTCAAGCTCATCTCTATCAAAGCAACAGCAGCCAGATTCTCAGGTACCTTCCTACAAGCCAAAACTTACTCGGCCAGACTCCAGTTCTGCCAGTGATACAGCAAAAGACAATCAGTATAATCCAAGGTTGTCATCCACTTCTTCGAGACAAGCTCGTCCTTCATTATCTACTCACTCAATGGTTGCTACAAGAACAGTGTCCCAAACGGAGAAGAAATATGGCCTATTGCCCTCAAAAATGTCCAAAGCTGAAGTTCCTCGAAAagttccttcctcttcttcatctaaATCTCATCAGTCAGTTTCTAATGAAGAGGACGATTATTACGATGAATATGATCAGAAAGAAGTTGAAGACAAACCCACAACTTTGGCAGCAAAATGGTCCCCTTCCGTTTCCAGAGGTAACAAAAACACATACGATGACAGTAcaagcaataaaagaaaatctatgGACACTCTTCTACCTCACAAAGTAAGCtctgaagaggaagagaaggagaaaactccaacattaaaaatattttctcccgAATCGCCAGGAAGCTCTGCCATAACATCACGGATTACTCAGTCCTCTAACAAGCATACTCCATCTAAACCAAGCTTTGTTTGGCCACGTTCTTCTGTATATACGACCACACACACTGTTTCTCCAACAGTTTCTTCTTCCACTTTGTCCCCTCGCCAGCGACTACTGAACTCCAGGCTACGGAGCCCTTCTCAACGGCAATTTGTTAGACCTCCTTATAGACAAGGTATCTTGTCTTTGTTGTAGTAATCTCACTGAattgtgtttttctgaagatcATCAGTTAGATGCAAAGTCCTCCATCAGAATGCAGGTTTAGTTACTTAGTACAatgtattactttttattttggtggTTCTCAGGGAGCCCAGTTCTTGAGGACATTGGCTAATCAGTGCAATGTGGTGTCCCAGACCTTTGGTCCTGTGGTCTGCTCTGCACAGGATCCCGTGGTCCACAGAGGAGATGACAAGAGTTAGGTACTAAATTGGAAAAAGGGCTATGTTCCTTATTGAGCAATGACTTCACTGAATGCTCACTGAATGCTCactgaaaacacatttgtgCTCAGAATAAGACAGCCTCTTGGACATATCGCTCTTCACCACATGGATTACTAAAAGGCTTTTGTAGGTTATATAGTGCTACCTTGCCCACACCTAGGCAGTAAGGTGTTTCCTCATGCTGTCCTGGCAttctatgttttctttaattaatttttaagccactttcctctttttttgaaGTGACAGCTCAGAGTTGCACATTCCTGTTGAGGACTGCTCACATCACAGTCAGGCCCTCTAATACCTTTATGGATTTGATTTACCCCAAATGTCAGAGGTTTGCTTTCTGGCAGAATATCTCCTGATTCTGAGTAGTGGAACAGAGGGTCACAGTGTGTCACCTGTTGATTGCCTATGTCACGTATGGAGAATCCCAGACTGTCTCAGCAACTTTGCTAggtagaaatgtttttttctccctctaatGCATAGACATCCAAAATAGTATTGAGTGACCTGAGTGTTTTAGTGAATAGATAACAATGTTTTTCTCAATGTGACCTTACTGTTATACAGTGAGGACCATGTAGCTGCACCATTGTATTTGCTGTGCTTTAGTCAGACACAGTGTTGTGTAGAGGTCCGCCAACTGGCAGAGCTTTAAGATGGGACTGGACCTCAAATAATACCATGGAGGATGAGATATACTGCATGAAAGAATGACAGATTTCTCTATGGAGGATGTATACCAACTCACTGCTAGCCATGAAGGTGGGGAGTTAATAGCCCAGGAGTGTCcagtttgtatatatatatattttttttttccagttaatgtATGTGTATAgagtttatatatatttttctggagGCAAGTCTCTGAGCTAGGATGTGGAAGTTGCTGCCTTTTTTGAGCTGCGGGACCTGCAGCTCAGTGCCACTGCTTCTCCACTTCTGAGCTGAGTGTGTCTCTGTGTAGCAGTGTTGCTTCAGCTAGAGGAGGAGAGTCCCTCCTTTtacaggttttttaaaaaaaaaaaaaaagaggaggtaattcccatcccttctcctttcagtTCATCACTACAGCTTTGTATAAGGATAGGACTGAACAAGTGGTTCTGTTTAATAACGGTTTCTTCCCTCACCCCACTCCTCAAATGTTTATGAAGATCACAAACATTTTAATGGCTGAAGTGCTGTTTAGAAATGTTGCCCTGCTTTACTAAAAAAACAAGAGGGAATaaagaaaccaaataaacaTGATAGAAACAAACCATGAGTGTTTAACCTCTTCAGAAGAAACTATTTCAGATGCCTGTGTCAGCTGCAGGGATCTGACACTGTCACAGCAGTTGTTCCAAGCAGAAATTAAATGCCTGGCTTGCCGAGTGTGGTGAAGGCTCTTTCTGCTCTCCAGATCagtcagaaaatgcatttctttgcattttgaaatgtgGTTTGTAATATGCACAGCTTCCTTCAGGATAgggtgttttctgtttcaggttACAATGGCAGACCTAATCTTACAAcgaaaaatggaaatggaaatggaaaagtaCTACCTGGTAATAACGGAAAACTAAGTGGACAAAGAGTGATCAATGGCCCTCAAGGAACAAAGTGGGTAGGGTGACCTTCTCTCTGAATTCAAGATGCTTTGGCCTTTTATTGTATTATACTTACATTTTCATTAAGAGAGGA
This window encodes:
- the FNDC1 gene encoding fibronectin type III domain-containing protein 1 isoform X1, with translation MAGLAAPRAPPRPWAALLLLAALLPAAAPEKDMPNRPLRVHAQSPDGKVSFRWRPPYGAGFRGPRSRSQGYPRGYGESSRRMSYAPLLQERQNQEARKLASESVHVVSLPSRNSQGRSQPVYRSSLTKRKVTEEEEMEVAQDITVRVMSSQSVLVAWTDPLYEKQKVAANRQYSVRYREKGESARWDYKQVSNRRALVENLLPDTMYEFAVQILEGEKEGKWSVSVYQRTPEAAPSSAPENLDVWPLKGKPTSVAASWDALPESEGKVKEYILSYAPALKPFGAKSITYSGATTSAIIDGLQAGERYIFKIRAANRRGPGPQSKAFSVAIPAAAHEDSVAQQQTNIQDNSKAKKPGSSPSQASSVSSKVQPSLSSKQSSVHSPNVSDKKNLLSEYKNKILSRGGVLSKSQLPSRKTGELQTDLQSTEVTDDHDSSQEAPTMPPKAQDQRRIVRPLSPSRPVHPVPASGRTPVRTHTSEVSRQMSTEKHEPPALLPSSSQHSSALSIPKYTDNETKHLRQSNTNVPSKTSSHSLPAKNNDLAGNVEEKPDPMLLKASSKTSEPSRLALPSSRQSAISHEVVPSHASRSGSLGHSHQPLSKSADSHAHDSHDEFDGEEAEDGAEQPSSRSQETRLPSGSSSRTWKDSKLAAAAVSSRSAVSGHASPHSRFSTSAKSDRKDADKNYREDSQDTNPLFPSLPSSRQSSSGIYSKSQNSQISSDSHLRRTHGEKSAHFDSSEQQSRMAAPEKHSLLQSSLSKHKPEEQDSQEVKETLARSKPSVSLPKKTLPSNLPLEKTSRSEPLQMAQSSPSLLHSRGRRLPSHISSQSNEELQEDDDDEGITKGTDRASSHSVFPKGVSSSRGLPASFSQGSSSSSLSKQQQPDSQVPSYKPKLTRPDSSSASDTAKDNQYNPRLSSTSSRQARPSLSTHSMVATRTVSQTEKKYGLLPSKMSKAEVPRKVPSSSSSKSHQSVSNEEDDYYDEYDQKEVEDKPTTLAAKWSPSVSRGNKNTYDDSTSNKRKSMDTLLPHKVSSEEEEKEKTPTLKIFSPESPGSSAITSRITQSSNKHTPSKPSFVWPRSSVYTTTHTVSPTVSSSTLSPRQRLLNSRLRSPSQRQFVRPPYRQGYNGRPNLTTKNGNGNGKVLPGNNGKLSGQRVINGPQGTKWIVDLDRGLVLNVEGKYLQDSQGNPLRVKLGGDGRTIVDEKGAPMVSPDGIPLFGHGRFSKPVASAQDKPIISLGGKPLIGLEMIKKTTTPSTTTTTIPPTTTTTTTTTTTTTVATTTTTTPEPTTTEPPTEKPLPTCPPGTYAQYDDEGNLLLGFDGQPECNAEVDTFSGLDSDVTVTTEAYVIYDDDYEFFESTLPPTTTTVTTTTASTGTEFEVLYPEMSVVGTGPVSEYDIAGKKRFTAPYVTYLNKDPAAPCSLTEALEHFQVESLDEIIPNDLREKELHPLRAPHNITVVAVEGCHSFVIVDWAKPARGDMVTGYLVYSASYDDFLKNKWSTRTAGTTHLPIENLKPNTRYYFKVQAKNPFGYGPVSSSVTFVTESDNPLLIVRPPGGEPIWIPFTFKYDPTYSDCSGKQYVKRTWYRKFVGVVLCNSLRYKIYLSDDLKDTFYSIGDSWGRGEDHCQFVDSHLDGRTGPQTYVEALPTIRGYYRQYRQEPVSFGRIGYTTPYYYVGWYECGVPIPGKW